A single genomic interval of Streptomyces sp. 1222.5 harbors:
- a CDS encoding alpha/beta fold hydrolase — MPVGRSRTYTYDDEAFRIAYEKVLAKWPADREALTVATPLGDTRVNACGPREAPPLLLLPGGGSATSVSWYAQAADLARVRRVYAPDLIGAPGLGAPAGDRHPRTVADLAGWVDALLDGLGAEAADVGGHSYGAWIALHHALRSPARVRRLFLLDPTECFAGYKAAYLLHALPMLLRPSPRRVRAFLRWETGGAALDPDWLHLQEAAAGFPSVRPVTGPRPAPDALRALRVPVLLLVAANSRTHDSTQVTARAAALLPRVETAVLPDVSHHALPGAAPDALTRHLIGFLSGP, encoded by the coding sequence GTGCCCGTCGGCAGGTCGAGGACGTACACGTACGACGACGAGGCGTTCCGGATCGCGTACGAGAAGGTGCTGGCGAAATGGCCGGCCGACCGGGAGGCGCTGACCGTCGCCACACCCCTCGGCGACACCCGGGTCAACGCCTGCGGCCCGCGCGAGGCGCCCCCGTTGCTCCTGCTGCCCGGCGGCGGCTCCGCGACCTCCGTGTCCTGGTACGCCCAGGCCGCCGACCTGGCCCGCGTCCGGCGTGTCTACGCCCCGGACCTGATCGGCGCCCCGGGCCTCGGCGCCCCGGCCGGCGACCGCCACCCCCGTACGGTCGCCGACCTGGCCGGCTGGGTGGACGCCCTGCTGGACGGCCTCGGCGCCGAAGCGGCCGACGTGGGCGGGCACTCCTACGGCGCCTGGATCGCCCTGCACCACGCGCTGCGTTCCCCCGCCCGGGTGCGCCGCCTGTTCCTCCTGGACCCGACCGAGTGCTTCGCCGGGTACAAGGCGGCGTACCTGCTCCACGCCCTGCCGATGCTGCTGCGGCCCTCGCCCCGCCGTGTCCGGGCCTTCCTGCGGTGGGAGACCGGGGGAGCGGCCCTGGATCCGGACTGGCTCCACCTCCAGGAGGCGGCCGCCGGCTTCCCGTCCGTCAGACCGGTGACGGGGCCGCGCCCCGCGCCGGACGCGCTGCGGGCACTACGGGTGCCGGTCCTGCTGCTCGTGGCCGCGAACAGCAGGACCCATGACTCCACCCAGGTGACGGCCCGGGCCGCCGCGCTGCTCCCGCGCGTCGAGACCGCCGTGCTGCCGGACGTCTCGCACCACGCGCTGCCAGGAGCCGCGCCGGACGCCCTGACCCGTCACCTCATCGGTTTCCTGTCCGGCCCCTGA
- a CDS encoding arsenate reductase family protein, with translation MEIWINPACSKCRSAIGLLDAEGAQYTVRRYLEDVPSEDEIRAVLERLGLEPWDITRTEEAAAKELGLKEWPRDAGSRDRWIAALAGHPKLIQRPIITADDGTALVARTEEAVREALSRDKG, from the coding sequence ATGGAAATCTGGATCAATCCGGCCTGCTCCAAGTGCCGCAGCGCGATCGGCCTGCTCGACGCCGAGGGGGCGCAGTACACCGTCCGCCGGTACCTGGAGGACGTGCCGAGCGAGGACGAGATCAGGGCCGTACTCGAACGTCTGGGCCTGGAGCCGTGGGACATCACCCGCACCGAGGAGGCCGCCGCGAAGGAACTGGGGCTCAAGGAGTGGCCGAGGGACGCCGGTTCGCGCGACCGGTGGATCGCCGCGCTCGCCGGGCACCCGAAACTCATCCAGCGCCCGATCATCACCGCCGACGACGGAACGGCCCTGGTGGCGCGCACCGAGGAGGCCGTACGGGAGGCGCTGTCCCGCGACAAGGGCTGA
- a CDS encoding DUF2252 domain-containing protein, producing MSNPEDRARRGKEARKHVPRSAHAGWLPSVERPDPVAVLERQGRDRLTELLPVRYGRMAASPLAFLRGAAGVMAADLAAQPRTGLTVQLCGNAHLLNFAVHACPEGRLLFELADYDETFPGPFEWDVKRLAASVAVAAGENGHSKAETRAAARAAAAGYRTAMRRLAGLGELAVWYERIDAATLAPLLRSGRRRARAESTLTRGRRHAGLRALGTLTEVVDGQRRIIHHPPLLEPAGAPDAASVRKSFSDYRSTLPEERRHLLDRYRFLDTAREVVGVGSVGVRCFLVLLAGRDADDPLFLRIREARRSVLEEHLPTGPYIHPGQRVVAGQRLLQGAADVFLGSMTGPQGRAFYWRQLREDKRSADVAGMGPAALSGYARLCGTALARAHARSGDRIAIAAYLGGADTFDRAVADFAVAYADQTAGDHGTLGAAIAAGLVRAAPGL from the coding sequence ATGAGCAATCCCGAGGACCGAGCCCGGCGCGGCAAAGAGGCCCGCAAGCACGTTCCGCGCTCCGCGCACGCCGGCTGGCTGCCCTCCGTCGAACGGCCCGACCCCGTCGCCGTACTGGAACGGCAGGGCCGCGACCGCCTCACCGAGCTGCTGCCCGTCAGGTACGGCCGGATGGCCGCGTCACCGCTCGCCTTCCTGCGGGGCGCCGCCGGGGTGATGGCCGCGGATCTCGCCGCGCAGCCCCGCACCGGACTCACCGTGCAGCTGTGCGGCAACGCCCACCTGCTGAACTTCGCGGTGCACGCCTGCCCCGAGGGCCGGCTGCTGTTCGAACTCGCCGACTACGACGAGACCTTCCCGGGCCCCTTCGAATGGGACGTCAAACGGCTCGCGGCCAGCGTGGCCGTGGCCGCCGGGGAGAACGGCCACTCGAAGGCCGAGACCCGCGCGGCCGCGCGGGCGGCCGCCGCCGGTTACCGCACGGCCATGCGCCGGCTGGCCGGTCTCGGCGAGCTGGCCGTCTGGTACGAACGGATCGACGCCGCGACCCTGGCCCCCCTGCTCCGCTCCGGGCGGCGCCGGGCCCGCGCGGAGTCCACGCTCACCCGCGGCCGCCGCCACGCCGGCCTGCGCGCCCTCGGCACGCTCACCGAGGTGGTCGACGGGCAGCGCCGGATCATCCACCACCCTCCGCTCCTGGAACCCGCCGGAGCCCCCGACGCCGCCTCCGTGCGCAAGAGCTTCAGCGACTACCGCTCCACCCTCCCCGAGGAGCGCCGGCACCTGCTCGACCGCTACCGCTTCCTCGACACCGCCCGGGAGGTCGTCGGCGTCGGCAGCGTCGGTGTGCGCTGCTTCCTCGTGCTGCTCGCCGGGCGGGACGCCGACGACCCGCTGTTCCTGCGGATCAGGGAGGCCCGCAGATCGGTGCTGGAGGAACACCTGCCGACCGGGCCGTACATCCATCCTGGCCAGCGCGTCGTCGCCGGTCAGCGGCTGCTCCAGGGCGCCGCGGACGTCTTCCTCGGCTCGATGACCGGCCCCCAGGGCCGCGCCTTCTACTGGCGGCAGCTGCGGGAGGACAAGCGCTCCGCCGACGTCGCCGGCATGGGCCCGGCGGCGCTCTCCGGCTACGCCCGACTGTGCGGCACCGCCCTCGCCCGCGCCCACGCCCGCTCCGGCGACCGCATCGCCATCGCGGCCTACCTCGGCGGCGCCGACACCTTCGACCGGGCCGTCGCCGACTTCGCCGTGGCCTATGCCGACCAGACCGCCGGCGACCACGGCACCCTCGGCGCGGCCATCGCCGCGGGCCTGGTGAGGGCCGCGCCCGGACTATGA
- a CDS encoding alpha/beta hydrolase produces MAQLHLFTHEYDGESLSVATAGPQGRATVLLLHGAGNGSKERLLPLLAEFAAQGCRALAFDFSGHGESSGALAELSLRRRFEQAVAVLDAHAPEGDPLVLVGFSMSGQTVADLVRVHGDRVAAVGLCAPAVYAAEAWEVPFGDGLGPFSTIIRTPDSWRDSPALAAFAGYAGRAVLAVPGTDEVIPPDVTRAVQEALSARAEYTRLELPAAGHRLGSWLHDHAEDRREFVAALLRESDTGEPAAPPRAWSAS; encoded by the coding sequence ATGGCTCAACTCCACCTCTTCACCCACGAGTACGACGGCGAAAGCCTCAGCGTGGCGACCGCCGGTCCGCAGGGCCGCGCCACCGTGCTCCTCCTGCACGGCGCGGGCAACGGAAGCAAGGAACGGCTGCTCCCGCTGCTCGCCGAGTTCGCCGCGCAGGGCTGCCGTGCCCTGGCGTTCGACTTCTCGGGGCACGGCGAGAGCAGCGGCGCGCTCGCGGAGCTGAGCCTGCGGCGGAGGTTCGAGCAGGCGGTGGCGGTGCTCGACGCGCACGCTCCCGAGGGCGATCCGCTGGTGCTGGTCGGCTTCAGCATGAGCGGCCAGACGGTCGCCGACCTGGTACGGGTGCACGGGGACCGGGTGGCGGCCGTGGGCCTGTGCGCACCCGCCGTCTACGCCGCCGAGGCCTGGGAGGTGCCCTTCGGCGACGGCCTGGGTCCGTTCAGCACGATCATCCGCACACCGGACAGCTGGCGGGACTCCCCCGCCCTGGCGGCCTTCGCCGGGTACGCGGGCCGGGCGGTGCTGGCCGTGCCGGGCACCGACGAGGTCATCCCGCCCGACGTGACGCGGGCCGTGCAGGAGGCGCTGTCGGCCCGCGCCGAGTACACCCGGCTGGAACTCCCGGCGGCCGGGCACCGGTTGGGGTCGTGGCTGCACGACCACGCCGAGGACCGGAGGGAGTTCGTGGCCGCGCTGCTGAGGGAGTCGGACACGGGCGAGCCGGCGGCCCCGCCGCGCGCCTGGTCGGCCTCATAG
- the htpX gene encoding zinc metalloprotease HtpX has product MQSRFRSDRRLTVRMGVTLFLLGLLYVGFVAALIVLLKSWLLVVVLIGAMFVAQFWFSDRIALFAMRGQVVEREEYPELHAVVDRLCAIADMPKPVVAVSAMDMPNAFATGRNPDHAVVCVTTGLLRRLEPAELEGVLAHELSHVAHKDVAVITVASFLGVIAGLIVRFAFYSQVLGGGRRDQNTAAVFAVVIGVSAAVYALSFLLIRALSRYRELAADRAAAHLTGRPSALASALTKVTGEIARIPTKDLRTAQAFNAFYFTPATGREPGIERFFSTHPTLQQRLDQLGRISTELGEPAAPGTAG; this is encoded by the coding sequence ATGCAGAGCCGCTTCCGGAGCGACCGGCGACTGACCGTGCGCATGGGTGTGACGCTGTTCCTGCTCGGACTGCTGTACGTGGGGTTCGTCGCCGCGCTGATCGTGCTGCTGAAGTCCTGGCTGCTGGTGGTCGTCCTGATCGGGGCGATGTTCGTGGCGCAGTTCTGGTTCTCCGACCGGATCGCCTTGTTCGCGATGCGTGGGCAGGTGGTGGAGCGCGAGGAGTACCCCGAGCTGCACGCGGTCGTCGACCGGCTGTGCGCGATCGCGGACATGCCGAAGCCGGTGGTCGCCGTGTCCGCGATGGACATGCCGAACGCCTTCGCCACCGGGCGCAACCCCGACCACGCGGTGGTCTGCGTGACCACCGGCCTGCTGCGGCGGCTGGAGCCCGCCGAACTGGAGGGTGTGCTCGCGCACGAGCTGTCGCACGTGGCGCACAAGGACGTCGCCGTGATCACCGTGGCGTCCTTCCTCGGGGTGATCGCGGGACTGATCGTGCGGTTCGCCTTCTACTCCCAGGTGCTCGGCGGGGGCCGCAGGGACCAGAACACGGCCGCCGTCTTCGCCGTCGTGATCGGTGTCTCGGCGGCCGTGTACGCGCTCAGCTTCCTGCTGATCCGCGCGCTGTCCCGGTACCGGGAACTGGCGGCCGACCGGGCGGCCGCGCACCTGACCGGCCGCCCGTCGGCGCTGGCGTCGGCGCTCACCAAGGTCACCGGGGAGATCGCGCGCATTCCGACCAAGGATCTGCGCACGGCCCAGGCGTTCAACGCGTTCTACTTCACCCCGGCGACGGGCAGGGAGCCCGGCATCGAGCGGTTCTTCTCCACCCACCCGACCCTGCAGCAGCGGCTCGACCAGCTGGGCCGGATCTCCACGGAGCTGGGCGAGCCCGCGGCCCCCGGGACGGCGGGCTGA
- the glnA gene encoding type I glutamate--ammonia ligase, whose amino-acid sequence MFQNADEAKKYIADEDVKFVDVRFCDLPGVMQHFTLPAEAFDPDDEQAFDGSSIRGFQAIHESDMALRPDLSTARIDPFRRDKTLNINFFIHDPITGEQYSRDPRNVAKKAEAYLASTGIADTAYFGPEAEFYVFDSVRFATSANESFYHIDSEAGAWNTGALEDNRGYKVRYKGGYFPVPPVDHFADLRAEISLELDKQGLKVERQHHEVGTAGQAEINYKFNTLLAAADDLQLFKYIVKNVAWRNGKTATFMPKPIFGDNGSGMHVHQSLWSNGDPLFYDEAGYAGLSDTARYYIGGVLKHAPSLLAFTNPTVNSYHRLVPGFEAPINLVYSQRNRSAAMRIPITGSNPKAKRVEFRAPDSSGNPYLAFSALLLAGLDGIKNKIEPAEPIDKDLYELAPEEHANVAQVPTSLNAVLDSLEADHEFLLQGDVFTSDLIETWIDFKRTNEIAPLQLRPHPHEFELYFDV is encoded by the coding sequence ATGTTCCAGAACGCCGACGAGGCCAAGAAGTACATCGCGGACGAGGACGTCAAGTTCGTCGACGTCCGTTTCTGCGACCTGCCGGGCGTCATGCAGCACTTCACGTTGCCCGCGGAGGCGTTCGACCCCGACGACGAGCAGGCCTTCGACGGGTCGTCGATCCGTGGTTTCCAGGCCATCCACGAGTCGGACATGGCTCTGCGCCCCGACCTGTCCACCGCGCGCATCGACCCGTTCCGCCGGGACAAGACGCTCAACATCAACTTCTTCATCCACGACCCGATCACGGGTGAGCAGTACTCCCGTGACCCGCGCAACGTGGCGAAGAAGGCCGAGGCGTACCTGGCGTCGACCGGTATCGCCGACACCGCGTACTTCGGCCCCGAGGCCGAGTTCTACGTCTTCGACAGCGTGCGTTTCGCCACCTCGGCGAACGAGTCCTTCTACCACATCGACTCCGAGGCGGGTGCCTGGAACACCGGCGCTCTGGAGGACAACCGCGGGTACAAGGTCCGCTACAAGGGCGGCTACTTCCCGGTCCCGCCGGTCGACCACTTCGCCGACCTGCGCGCCGAGATCTCCCTGGAGCTGGACAAGCAGGGTCTGAAGGTCGAGCGCCAGCACCACGAGGTGGGCACCGCCGGCCAGGCGGAGATCAACTACAAGTTCAACACGCTGCTCGCCGCCGCGGACGACCTCCAGCTCTTCAAGTACATCGTGAAGAACGTGGCCTGGCGCAACGGCAAGACCGCGACCTTCATGCCGAAGCCGATCTTCGGTGACAACGGCTCGGGCATGCACGTGCACCAGTCGCTGTGGAGCAACGGCGACCCGCTGTTCTACGACGAGGCCGGTTACGCGGGCCTGTCGGACACCGCCCGCTACTACATCGGCGGCGTCCTCAAGCACGCCCCGTCGCTGCTCGCCTTCACCAACCCGACGGTGAACTCGTACCACCGCCTGGTGCCGGGCTTCGAGGCGCCGATCAACCTGGTGTACTCGCAGCGCAACCGCTCCGCCGCGATGCGTATCCCGATCACCGGCTCGAACCCGAAGGCCAAGCGCGTCGAGTTCCGCGCACCGGACTCCTCCGGCAACCCGTACCTGGCCTTCTCGGCCCTGCTGCTCGCGGGTCTGGACGGCATCAAGAACAAGATCGAGCCGGCCGAGCCGATCGACAAGGACCTGTACGAGCTGGCTCCCGAGGAGCACGCGAACGTCGCCCAGGTCCCGACCTCGCTGAACGCCGTCCTCGACTCGCTCGAGGCCGACCACGAGTTCCTCCTCCAGGGCGACGTCTTCACGTCCGACCTGATCGAGACGTGGATCGACTTCAAGCGCACCAACGAGATCGCCCCGCTGCAGCTGCGTCCGCACCCGCACGAGTTCGAGCTCTACTTCGACGTGTGA
- a CDS encoding RDD family protein codes for MDNRQAIGSWLSGPRAAMEDAGADFGYRGEQLGLPEEGPNSLARPGRRLGAIAVDWALCVLIAYGLITHGNGPATGNWALGVFFVLSVLTVGTIGFTPGKRLFGIRVVALETGTVSPLRSLLRTVLLCLAIPALVWDRDGRGLHDRLAKTVEVRI; via the coding sequence GTGGACAACAGGCAGGCAATCGGATCGTGGCTCTCCGGGCCCCGCGCGGCCATGGAGGACGCCGGAGCCGACTTCGGCTACCGGGGTGAGCAGCTCGGGCTCCCGGAGGAGGGACCGAACTCGCTCGCACGGCCCGGACGGCGCCTCGGCGCGATCGCCGTGGACTGGGCGCTGTGCGTCCTGATCGCATACGGCCTGATCACGCATGGCAACGGCCCCGCTACCGGCAACTGGGCGCTCGGCGTGTTCTTCGTGCTGAGCGTGCTCACCGTCGGCACCATCGGCTTCACCCCGGGCAAGCGTCTCTTCGGCATCCGGGTGGTCGCGCTGGAGACCGGCACGGTCAGCCCGCTGCGCTCCCTGCTGCGCACGGTCCTGCTCTGCCTGGCGATCCCCGCCCTCGTCTGGGACCGCGACGGCCGCGGCCTGCACGACCGGCTCGCGAAGACGGTCGAGGTGCGCATCTGA
- a CDS encoding FAD-dependent monooxygenase translates to MQQKADHQVPVLVVGGSLVGLSLSLFLGRLGVRHMLVERHSGTSIHPRGRGNNVRTMELFRGAGVEADIKTAASLLADNHGILQTPTLAGDAGEWLFKEIDPGGGLARFSPTGWCLCSQNDLEPVLLKGARALGGDLRYFHELESFAQDPEGVTAYVRDRDSDDLYTVRADYLVAADGPRSPVRGRLGIGQTGPGDLFANVSVTFRSKLLADVVGDRRFICCYLTDPEADGALLPVDNKEHWVFHAPWHPENGETLDEFTEERLRRHIRRAVGVPDLDVEITGKASWRAAERVAERYAADRVFLAGDSAHEMSPTGAFGSNTGIQDAHNLAWKLAAVLDGWAGPGLLGTYDTERRPVALATSARASARSVEHSHPGFAPAPGIGGGKRGGILNVVLGYRYPEGAVVGADPSQPVVPDGMRLTGEPGTRAPHMWLRRSGERLSTLDLYERSLVLLSGAGSAAGAAWHAAARRIAGTDGVRLDAYRLGAVADADLAYDADGEDWSAVHGTVPDGAVLVRPDGFVAWRASGAAADAEAELRQVLAAVLHTG, encoded by the coding sequence ATGCAGCAGAAAGCCGATCACCAGGTTCCCGTCCTCGTCGTGGGCGGCTCTCTGGTGGGCCTGTCCCTCTCCCTGTTCCTGGGCCGTCTCGGCGTACGGCACATGCTCGTCGAGCGGCACTCGGGAACCTCGATCCACCCGCGCGGACGCGGCAACAACGTGCGGACGATGGAGCTGTTCCGCGGTGCCGGCGTCGAAGCCGACATCAAGACGGCCGCCTCGCTCCTCGCTGACAACCACGGCATCCTCCAGACGCCGACCCTCGCCGGCGACGCCGGGGAGTGGCTGTTCAAGGAGATCGACCCCGGCGGCGGGCTGGCGCGGTTCAGCCCCACGGGGTGGTGCCTGTGCAGCCAGAACGACCTCGAACCGGTGCTGCTGAAGGGGGCCCGCGCACTCGGCGGCGACCTGCGCTACTTCCACGAGCTGGAGTCCTTCGCCCAGGACCCCGAAGGAGTGACGGCGTACGTCCGCGACCGTGACAGCGACGACCTCTACACGGTCCGCGCGGACTACCTGGTCGCGGCCGACGGCCCGCGCAGCCCCGTCCGGGGGCGGCTCGGCATCGGCCAGACCGGTCCCGGCGACCTCTTCGCCAACGTCAGCGTCACCTTCCGGTCCAAGCTGCTCGCCGACGTCGTGGGCGACCGGCGCTTCATCTGCTGCTACCTCACCGACCCCGAGGCCGACGGCGCGCTGCTGCCCGTCGACAACAAGGAGCACTGGGTCTTCCACGCCCCCTGGCACCCCGAAAACGGCGAGACACTCGACGAGTTCACCGAGGAGCGGCTGCGCCGGCACATCCGCCGTGCCGTCGGTGTCCCCGACCTCGACGTGGAGATCACCGGCAAGGCGTCCTGGCGTGCCGCGGAGCGCGTCGCCGAGAGGTATGCGGCCGACCGGGTGTTCCTGGCGGGCGACTCCGCGCACGAGATGTCCCCGACCGGTGCCTTCGGTTCCAACACCGGCATCCAGGACGCCCACAACCTGGCCTGGAAGCTGGCCGCCGTCCTCGACGGGTGGGCCGGACCGGGGCTGCTCGGCACGTACGACACCGAGCGCCGGCCCGTGGCCCTGGCCACCAGCGCCCGCGCCTCGGCGCGGTCCGTGGAGCACAGCCACCCCGGATTCGCCCCCGCCCCCGGCATCGGCGGCGGGAAGCGCGGCGGCATCCTCAACGTCGTCCTCGGCTACCGCTACCCGGAGGGTGCCGTCGTGGGCGCCGACCCCTCGCAGCCGGTCGTGCCCGACGGGATGCGCCTGACCGGGGAGCCGGGCACCCGGGCGCCCCACATGTGGCTGCGCCGGTCGGGCGAACGGCTCTCCACCCTCGACCTCTACGAGCGGTCTCTGGTGCTGCTCAGCGGCGCCGGCTCGGCCGCGGGCGCCGCCTGGCACGCCGCGGCACGCCGCATCGCCGGCACGGACGGGGTACGGCTGGACGCGTACCGTCTCGGAGCGGTCGCGGACGCCGACCTGGCGTACGACGCGGACGGCGAGGACTGGAGCGCGGTCCACGGCACGGTGCCCGACGGGGCGGTGCTGGTCCGCCCGGACGGGTTCGTCGCCTGGCGCGCCTCCGGAGCCGCGGCGGACGCGGAGGCGGAGCTCAGGCAGGTCCTGGCGGCGGTGCTGCACACGGGCTGA
- a CDS encoding SchA/CurD-like domain-containing protein: MTTTPEKISEELTRQVSKRVSQSVFDGSRLRVVLLVDVYDGAQQQFLEAYEEMGKQVSSVPGHISDQLCQSIENPSQWLITSEWESAPPFLAWVNSEEHVQMVQPMHSCIRDTRSLRFHVVRETGGEKANAQAAQRRLQSSPRIGDGVIRHALTFTVRPGSEKKVAEILSNYASPEARVDDTTRLCRTSLFMHGNRVIRAIEVRGDLLAALRHVARQPEVRAVEEAINPYLEQERDLNDQESARVFFTRAALPAVHHVTADELPEGERYALYYPARPGCGMELAEILARQDESAAEDPAGPVLGSTIFQRDDVVVRLVDVRPGLGVDAALPKAGAQAPLRALLDGDTVRMELITDRRSPDA; this comes from the coding sequence ATGACCACCACACCGGAGAAGATTTCCGAAGAGCTGACGCGCCAGGTGTCGAAGAGGGTTTCCCAGTCCGTGTTCGACGGCTCCCGCCTCCGGGTGGTCCTGCTGGTGGACGTGTACGACGGCGCCCAGCAGCAGTTCCTGGAGGCCTACGAGGAGATGGGCAAGCAGGTCTCGTCCGTACCCGGACACATCAGCGACCAGCTGTGCCAGTCGATCGAGAACCCCTCCCAGTGGCTCATCACCAGCGAGTGGGAGAGCGCCCCGCCGTTCCTCGCCTGGGTGAACAGCGAGGAGCACGTCCAGATGGTGCAGCCGATGCACAGCTGCATCCGCGACACCCGGTCGCTGCGCTTCCACGTGGTCCGCGAGACGGGTGGCGAGAAGGCGAACGCCCAGGCCGCGCAGCGCAGGCTCCAGAGCTCCCCGCGGATCGGCGACGGAGTGATCCGGCACGCGCTCACCTTCACCGTCCGCCCGGGCAGCGAGAAGAAGGTCGCGGAGATCCTGTCGAACTACGCCTCGCCCGAGGCGCGGGTCGACGACACCACCCGCCTGTGCCGCACCTCCCTCTTCATGCACGGCAACCGGGTGATCCGGGCCATCGAGGTCCGCGGCGACCTGCTCGCGGCGCTGCGCCACGTCGCCCGGCAGCCCGAGGTCCGCGCGGTCGAGGAGGCCATCAACCCGTACCTGGAGCAGGAGCGGGACCTCAACGACCAGGAGTCCGCACGGGTGTTCTTCACCCGGGCGGCGCTGCCGGCCGTGCACCACGTCACCGCGGACGAGCTCCCCGAGGGCGAGCGGTACGCGCTGTACTACCCGGCCCGGCCGGGCTGCGGGATGGAACTCGCGGAGATCCTCGCCCGCCAGGACGAGTCCGCGGCCGAGGACCCGGCGGGCCCGGTGCTGGGCAGCACGATCTTCCAGCGGGACGACGTCGTCGTCCGGCTGGTCGACGTACGGCCCGGCCTGGGCGTCGACGCGGCCCTGCCGAAGGCCGGGGCCCAGGCCCCGCTCAGGGCCCTGCTGGACGGCGACACCGTCCGCATGGAGCTCATCACCGACCGCCGCTCGCCGGACGCCTGA
- a CDS encoding cupin domain-containing protein translates to MDLSEVEPNTRRGGDLRAMLTPATVGSTSGFMGVAIINPGDRIAEHYHPYSEEFVYVVCGQLEVDLDGEPHLLRPEQGLMIPINMRHRFRNVGKVEARMVFHLGPLAPRPALGHVDTEETEPVPVAEREQVRS, encoded by the coding sequence GTGGACCTCAGCGAGGTCGAGCCCAACACCCGGCGCGGCGGCGATCTGCGTGCCATGCTCACCCCGGCCACGGTGGGTTCCACCAGCGGCTTCATGGGCGTGGCCATCATCAACCCGGGCGACCGCATCGCCGAGCACTACCACCCGTACTCCGAGGAGTTCGTGTACGTCGTCTGCGGCCAGCTGGAGGTCGACCTGGACGGCGAGCCGCACCTGCTCCGGCCGGAGCAGGGCCTGATGATCCCCATCAACATGCGCCACCGCTTCCGCAACGTCGGCAAGGTGGAGGCGCGGATGGTCTTCCACCTGGGGCCGCTCGCCCCGCGGCCGGCCCTGGGCCACGTCGACACGGAGGAGACGGAGCCCGTCCCCGTCGCCGAGCGGGAACAGGTCCGCTCATGA
- a CDS encoding beta-ketoacyl synthase — protein sequence MTRRVAVTGIGIVAPGGIGVPAFWNLLADGRTATRGITFFDPSGLRSRIAAECDFDPAAYGLDADQIERADRYIQFALVAGEEAVLDSGLDLGRENPWRIAVSLGTAVGGTTRLESDYVLVSHRGERWDVDHTEARPQLHRAFSPSTVASAVAERFGAQGPVQTVSTGCTSGLDAVGYAFHTVQEGRADICIAGASDSPISPITMACFDAIKATSPNNDDPAHASRPFDNDRDGFVMGEGGAVLVLEELEHARARGAHVYCELGGYSTFGNAYHMTGLTKEGLEMARAIETALDQSRLDPTAIDYVNAHGSGTRQNDRHETAAVKKALGHHAYDTPMSSIKSMVGHSLGAIGAIELVACVLALTKQVVPPTANYEIPDPECDLDYVPRVARERKLSSVLSVGSGFGGFQSAVILTRPRE from the coding sequence ATGACCCGGCGCGTGGCGGTCACCGGCATAGGCATCGTGGCTCCGGGCGGGATCGGCGTGCCGGCGTTCTGGAATCTGCTGGCCGACGGCCGTACCGCGACGCGGGGCATCACGTTCTTCGACCCGTCCGGGCTGCGGTCCCGGATCGCCGCCGAGTGCGACTTCGACCCGGCCGCGTACGGCCTGGACGCCGACCAGATCGAGCGGGCGGACCGGTACATACAGTTCGCCCTGGTCGCGGGCGAGGAGGCGGTGCTGGACTCGGGGCTCGACCTCGGCCGGGAGAACCCCTGGCGGATCGCGGTCTCCCTGGGCACCGCAGTCGGCGGCACCACCCGGCTGGAGAGCGACTACGTGCTGGTCAGCCACCGCGGTGAGCGCTGGGACGTCGACCACACCGAGGCGCGGCCCCAGCTGCACCGGGCGTTCTCGCCGAGCACCGTGGCCTCCGCGGTGGCGGAACGTTTCGGCGCCCAGGGGCCCGTGCAGACCGTGTCCACCGGCTGCACCTCCGGCCTGGACGCCGTCGGCTACGCCTTCCACACCGTCCAGGAAGGCCGGGCCGACATATGCATCGCGGGGGCGTCGGACTCCCCGATCTCGCCGATCACCATGGCGTGCTTCGACGCGATCAAGGCCACGTCCCCGAACAACGACGACCCCGCACACGCCTCCCGGCCCTTCGACAACGACCGTGACGGGTTCGTCATGGGCGAGGGCGGCGCGGTGCTCGTCCTGGAGGAGCTGGAGCACGCCCGGGCTCGCGGCGCCCACGTGTACTGCGAGCTGGGCGGCTACTCCACCTTCGGCAACGCCTACCACATGACCGGCCTGACCAAGGAAGGTCTGGAGATGGCGCGGGCCATCGAGACCGCCCTGGACCAGTCGCGGCTCGACCCGACGGCGATCGACTACGTCAACGCGCACGGATCCGGCACCCGCCAGAACGACCGCCACGAGACGGCGGCCGTGAAGAAGGCGCTCGGCCACCACGCCTACGACACCCCGATGAGCTCCATCAAGTCCATGGTGGGGCACTCCCTCGGGGCGATCGGCGCCATCGAACTGGTGGCGTGCGTGCTGGCCCTCACCAAGCAGGTCGTACCGCCGACCGCCAACTACGAGATCCCCGACCCCGAGTGCGACCTGGACTACGTCCCGCGCGTCGCCCGCGAACGGAAGCTGAGCAGCGTGCTGTCCGTGGGCAGCGGATTCGGCGGCTTCCAGTCCGCGGTGATCCTGACCCGGCCGAGGGAGTGA